Within the Polaribacter pectinis genome, the region AAAACTACCAACTACTGCTACATTTTTTGCTTCTTCAGCATCCACTGTAAAAGTTACTTTACAAACTGGTTTACTTTTTAAAAATTGTTTTTTTATTGCCATAATTATTTTATTTCAAAATTTTCTGTAAAAATATAGTAGATTCTTTAAAGAAAAAACATTAATCAAGAAGAAAAGTAAAGAATTATCAGTTTAATAATATGAAGGGATAAATTATAGGTTATTCTAAATAAAAGGATGAGTAAATTGTACAATTTTTAAAAAGGTAAGTAGTTCTTTTGTATTGATTTTCAGTGTTTTTACTCCGAAAACGTATTCGTAAAGCATGGTTTCTACAGCAAAAACCACAAAAAACGTCGAATCTTTAAACTTTTACATTAATTTTGCGTAAAAACCAACAAGTTAGATGATAACAATAATTGCTGCAATTGCAAAAAATAATGCTTTAGGAAAAGACAACGATTTAATTTGGCATTTACCAGCAGATTTAAAACGTTTCAAGAAAATAACTTCAGGACATTCAATTTTAATGGGTAGAAATACTTTTGAATCTATTGGTAAGCCTTTACCAAATAGAACAAGTATTATTATTACAAGAAACAAGAATTACTTTAAAGATGGTTGCCTAATTGCACACAGTATAGAAGAAGCTTTAGAATTGGCTTCAGATGAAAAAGAGATTTTTATAATTGGTGGAGCACAAATTTATAAAGAAGCCATGCAAAAAAACTTGGTAGATCAATTAGACATTACAATTGTTCATGAGGAATTTGATGCAGATGCTTTTTTTCCTATAATAGATTCAACATGGAAAGAAATTTCTAGAGAAGATTTTAAAGCTGATGAAAAAAATAAATTCGATTTCAGTTTTGTAAGTTATCAAAAAAAATCATCTAATTCTTCTAGAATAGCCAGCGCCTAAAGTCATTTTATATTTCCTCTGTGCAAACATAAAATAGTTAAAAAGTTTATAGTTAACATCATAGCCATAATCTATATTTGGTTGATAATCAATTACGTTTTCATAAATATTGTCATTAAATTGAGAAGGGTTTCTTGCTCTAATATTCCAATTTGTTACAAAAATTCGATTTCTAGTTTCTAAATATTCTTGCGAATAATAACCTTCTGGTTGCGCAATAGTATTCAAAAATAAATTGAAGCCAATATCGATAATTGTAATTTCGTACTCTAAACTGTCATTTGCAATAACTACAGGTTCTTCTTTTTCAATATTCTTATTATTAATTGGGGATGAACCGCAAGCCCAAATAAAGATTCCAACCGAAAAAAGTAATATAATTTGCTTCAATAGTTTCATAACCAAAAGATTTTATGTGAGTAAAGTTGCAAAAATTATTCCAAAATAGGTTGATTTTTAATTCATTTAACATTAATTTTCAATCTTAAAATAAGAGAAAATGAAAAACAGATGTTTTTGGGTGAATGATAGTCAGATTTACATCGATTATCATGATAAGGAGTGGGGAGAACCAGTTTTTGATGATGCAACTTTGTTCGAGTTTTTAATTTTAGAAACTTTTCAAGCAGGTTTAAGTTGGATAACCATTTTAAACAAAAGAGAAAACTTTAGAAAAGCTTTTGATAATTTCGATTATAAAAAGATTGCAAAATACCCAGAAAGTAAATATGAATCACTTTTACAAGATGCAGGAATTATTAGAAATAAATTGAAAGTTCGAAGTGCAATTACCAATGCGCAACTTTTTATAGAGGTTCAAAAAGAATTTGGTTCATTCTCTAAATTTATTTGGTCTTATGTAGATGGAAAACCAATTGTAAATAAATTTCATAAACGAGAAGATGTCCCAGCAACTACTTTATTATCAGATAAGATATCTAAAGATTTAAAAAAAAGAGGTTTTAAGTTTGTTGGCTCAACAGTTATGTATGCATATATGCAAGCAGTTGGGATGGTAAATGATCACACAACAGATTGTTTTAAATATCCTGTTCAATAAAGGTATTGATTGTTTATAAAGCTAAATTTATTATATACAAACTACCATAATAATTAATAATAAAAAGGCCTCATATTTTGAGGCCTTTTTATTATTAATTCATTTAATCTGTTAACCCAATAGTTGTACAACTTGTAGATTCTCTAATTGTAAAAGAACTGTTCCAAACTAAATTACCATCTCTAGCACTATAACTGTAAGTACCAGGAGAAAGTATTTTTGTAAAATTACCAGAAGAGCCACATTCTGGAGCACTTGAGTTTATAGCTGTAATTGTTCCACTTCCATTTCCACCTTCAATAGTTACTGATATTGGAGGTCCTTGGAAATCTGACCAAAACATAACTCTGTTTGTGATATTTGTTTCTACTGGATCTTCACTATCTTCACAAGAAGAAAATGAAAAACAGACTGCTAAAATTAAAACGGTTTTTAAAATAAATTTTTTCATAATGTTTGTTTTTAAAAATTAAATTTGAAATCTTAATGAGAATGCTGCAGATATTTCTGCACCTTCTAGAAATGGTTTAGTAACTTCTACACCTAAAAGTATACCATTGGTAATAAAATAAGATGCAGTACCACCAGCGGCAAAATAAAATTCTGCATCATTACCTTGATCACTTTGTATAGCAAAATAACCTCCACCCACTGTAGGTCCAAACTCTAATCCGTCTGTTATAGCAATGTCATATTTTGCTAACAAATCACTAGAATAACCATAGTCTATAACGCTAGAAATGGCATCAGAAGGTTGTAAGTAAGTTACTTGAACCATGTAACCAAACCCTAAACCTGTGTCACTAAAATCGTGGCTGGCAACTAAACCAACCCCCCAATCATATCCTTTGCTTAAAGTTGAAGGAGTAAATGAAATACCAAGACTACTTTCTGCATTATTGTCTTGAGCATTAACCTGAAAACAAAGGGTTAAAGTAAATAATAATAGAAATAATTTTTTCATAATAAAATAATTTTGATGAATATGAAACAAAACTATCTGAAAAGGGAATTCTATCTTAACCTACAAATAGGTATTTTAATACCTATTTATCATTAAAAATTTAATTTTTTGTATATTTATGCATCAATTTAAAACGTTAAAAATGAAAATAAAACATATTATTTGTGCCTTTACAATGTTGGGTTTATTTGCCTCTTGCGCTATTGAAAAGAATGAGGAAACACCAACAAATGGAAAAGAATTTAATCATTTTGTAGAGCAATTTGCAGATATAAAGGTCTTAAGATATAAAATACCAGGTTTCGAAGAACTTACTTTAAAAGAGAAGAAATTGGTCTACTATTTAACACAAGCTGGTTTAGCAGGTAGAGATATTATGTGGGATCAAAACTATCGTCATAATTTAAAAATAAGAGAAGCTTTAGAAAGAATTAATCGTAATTACGGGGGAGATAGAGAAACTGAAGATTTTAAAGCATTTAAAACCTATTTAAAAAGAGTTTGGTTTTCTAATGGAATTCATCATCATTATTCAAATGATAAAATAAAGCCAGAGTTTACAAGAGAATATTTTGAAGATCAATTATTAAAAAAATCGAGAACAGAATTACCAAGAGAAGTTATTGAAGTTTTATTTAATGATTTAGACAATAAAAAGGTAACTAAAAAAGATGGAATTGATAATATATTATCATCTGCAATTAATTTTTACGACCCAGATATTACAGATAAAGAAGTATCAGAATTTTATAAAACAGCTTACAAAGGCCCAGAAGGAATGCCGATTGAAGCAGGTTTAAATTCTAAATTAGTACGTGAAGATGGTAAATTGGTCGAGAAAGTTTGGAAATCTGGAGGAATGTATGGAAATGCAATAGACCAAATTATTGGTTGGTTAACAAAAGCAAAAGAAGTTGCAGAAAATGAAAAACAAGCAGAAGCTTTAGGTTTGTTAATTGAATATTATAAAACCGGAAGTTTAGATGTTTGGGATAAATATGCAATTGCTTGGGTAACTTCCACAGAAGGAAATATAGACTGGATAAATGGTTTTATAGAGGTTTATAATGACCCAAAAGGCTATAGAGGTTCTTATGAAACAATTGTGCAAATTAAAGATTTTGATATGTCTCGTAAGATGAAAGTTTTATCTGACAATGCACAATGGTTCGAAGACAATGCACCTTTAGATCCTTCTCATAAAAAGGCCAATGTTGTTGGAGTTTCTTATAAAACTGTAAATGTAGCAGGAGAAGCAGGAGATGCTTCACCAAGCACACCAATTGGGGTAAATTTACCAAACAATAATTGGATTCGTCAAAAACACGGTTCTAAATCTGTTTCTTTAGGAAACATTATTGGAGCTTATAATAATGCTGGTGGAACAGGTCGTTTAAAAGAATTTGCTAATGATGAAGAGGAAATAAGATTAGAAGAAAAATATGGTAAAATTGCCGATAAATTACATACTTCTTTACACGAAGTTGTTGGACACGCTTCAGGTGTAATTAATGATGGAGTTGGGCAACCAAAAGAAACACTTCAAAATTATGCATCTACAATGGAAGAAGGAAGAGCAGATTTGGTTGGTTTATATTATTTAATGGATCCTAAATTACAAGAATTAGGTTTAACAGATAATTACAAAGAATTAGGAATGGCAGCTTATGATGGTTACATTAGAAACGGATTAATGACACAACTAATAAGAATTAATTTGGGTGATGATATAGAGGAAGATCACATGGTTAATAGACAATGGGTTTCTGCTTGGGCTTTTGAACAAGGTCAAAAAGACAATGTAATAGAGAAAATTGTTAAAGAAAATGGTAAAACCTATTTTAATATTAATGATTATGATAAGTTAAGAGAGATTTTTGGACGCTTATTAAAAGAAACACAGCGTATTAAATCTGAAGGAGATTTTGAAGCTGCTAAAGCTTTGGTTGAAGGGTATGGTGTTAAAGTAGACCAGAATATTCATAAAGAAGTTATCAAAAGAAATAAGCAATTTACTTCTGCACCATACAGTGGTTTTATAAATCCTATTTTAGAACCATTAATGGATTCTGAAGGAAATATTTTAAAAGTAGAAATAACTCAACAAAAAGATTTCGAAGAACAAATGCGTTATTATTCTAAAAATTATAGTTTTCTAGGAACAGAAAATTAAAATTAAGATTCATTTTTTAAAATGAAATTTTAAAATAAACCGATTCTTTTAAGAGTCGGTTTTTTTAATTTCCGGCTAAAATTCTAATGGCCACAAAAATTGCGATAATCAATCCGCCATAAATTAATACTTTTTTACCAGCGTTTTTATAGTAACGCTCATGATTTTTAATGTCTTTTCTGTAACTATAAATCATTAGAGCAATAAATGCTGTAATAAAGAAAATCATAAAAATAATTCTACCAGTTGTAAAATATGCGCTTAAAAACATTTTTTTATTCTTTATAAGTTGTTTATTAATAGCTCCTATAGCCACTTTAATTATCATAAAGTTTCTATATATTGCTATCAGAATCAACCTGAATTTGATTTTACAAAATTACAAATTAAATGAAGAACGCCATTGTTTTTGGAGCAACTTCTGGAATAGGAAAAGCATTAACCGAAATTTTAGTCAAAGAAGGTTATAAAGTTGCTGTTACAGGCAGAAGATTAGAGAAGTTAGAAGAAATTAAAAATAGATTTCCAGATCATATTCTTATCAAACAAAATGACATACAAGATGTAATAGATTTAGAAAAAGTATTTAATGAACTTGTTTCTGAGCTTATTACGGTAGATTTAGTTATACAATCTTCTGGCGTTGGTTTTGTAAATCCAAAATTAGAATGGGAAAAAGAAGCACAAACAATTAATACAAATGTGTTAGGAGTTACCAAATTATATACACTCTCTTATAATTTATTCAGACAACAACAATTTGGGCATTTGGTTGGTATTTCATCTATTGCTTCTATTAGAGGAAGTCGTTCTGCGCCTGTTTATTTTGCTTCTAAAGCATATCAAAAATCGTATTTAGAAGGTTTGTACATAAAAACAAAATCAATAAAATCGAAAAAGGTTTTTATTACAGATATTCGTCCAGGTTTTGTAGATACGCCAATGGCATTAGGAGAACAACTTTTTTGGATGGTTCCTGTTGATAAAGCAGCAAAACAAATTTATACGGCTATAAAAAATAAAAAAAGAGTAGCATATATTTCTAAAAGATGGCGTTTAATTGCTTGGGTTTTAAAAGCATCGCCAGCGAGGTTGTTGAAAAAATTTACATAAACCCATAACAAGAATAATTACCTTAAATTAATAAAACATAAAATGAAGAAAAGAATAGCAGCAGTAACTGAATTTCATACCGCTTTTAAATTAAATATGAATAGCGAACCAATTGCAGATATTGGAGAAGATAGAAAGAAACTACGTTTCGAGTTGATGAAAGAAGAAAATGAAGAATATCTAGAAGCCGCACAAAATAACGATTTAGTTGAAGTTGCAGATGCTTTAGGAGATATGTTATACATTCTTTGCGGAACCATTATAGAACATGGGATGCAAGATAAAATAACCGAAGTTTTTAATGAAATACAACGTTCTAATATGAGTAAATTAGGCGAAAACGGAAAACCAATTTACAGAGAAGATGGTAAAGTTTTAAAAGGGCCAAACTATTTTAAACCCAACATTAAAGAAATTTTAGAGAGGTAAAATTACTTTTTTAGTATCATTTAGATTTATAAACTTACAGTTAAGGTTTCTTGTTCTAAAGTTTTTTATTGATATAACTTAATCAATTTGTTATTAGAGATTAACCTATGTTTTTAGATGAAGAAAAGATGATGAGGTTTTTAGTTTAGACGAAGTTTAAGATAAAATGTAAGACTTTCTAAACTTTATATTATTTAATTTATAGAGTCTTCATTAGTTATTTTACCACTGCCAATAACACTTTTAACATTTGCCCAAAAACTTAATAAAGCTCCAGAAGACTTATCAGAAAATTCTGAAAGAAGTAATAAGTTGTTCACAAATAATTTAATATTTGAAACATTGGGCTGATAATAAGCCATATTCCATTCTTCAAAATATCTTTTATCTACTTTGTTTTCCCAAAGAACGTTTACTGTATGGTGTCTTTTATCTGTCTTTATTTTATTAAAAACATCTAAAACATCTTTTTTTGTCCCTTCAAGAATTTGTACAAAACTGTTGTTATGGTAAATAAGACATCCAGTTATATTTTTAGATGAATTAAAAGTATTTGCTTCTGCAAGAATATTTTCTAAATCAGTAAAACTTAAGTTATCTATTGATTTCGAATGGTAATTTAATTGGTACATTTAATCTTTAATTTTTAAACCTTTATTTAATTAAATGTTAACAAAACAAATAACCATCTATTAATTATAATACTAATTAGCGAAGTTAAACTTTTTAAATTAAAAGCAAAATAAACTAAAATTTAAGTTTCATACTTTAAAAAAGTAAAATGAAAACCTAATCACATAGCATTAGAAGTTCATTTGGTTTTTCAAAATTCAAAGTTTGTCTATTCGCAAAAAAAAGCATCAACGTAAATTGATGCTTTTGTTAAATATTAAGTTTTTAAGTTTATTTTACAACAACTCTCCAACCATAAGGATCTTCAGCTTTATTTGTCTGAATATCTGTAATTGCTTTCTTTAAAGTTCCTGCAAAAGGTTTGTCTAATTCAGGTAAATCATAATCTGTTCCTTGGTAACCAAAACCTGCAATAGGAGAAATTACTGCAGCAGTTCCTGCTCCAAACATCTCTTTTAAACTTCCAGATTGTGCAGCAGCAATCACTTCAGAAACTGAAATTTTACGTACTTCAACATCAATATTCATGTCTTCTGCAATCTGAATAACACTTTTACGTGTAATTCCATCTAAAATTCTATCACTTGTAGGACTTGTAATTAAAGTATCATTAATTCTGATGAAAATATTCATTGCACCAGCTTCTTCAATATACTCATGAGTATTATCGTCTGTCCAAATTACTTGGTTATAACCTTTTTCAATCGCTAATTGAGTAGGGTAAAATTGTGCAGCATAATTTCCACCAGCTTTTGCAAAACCAACACCACCATTTGCAGCACGTGCATATTTTTCTTCAATTAAAACTTTTACTTTACCAGCAAAATATGCTCCAGAAGGCGCAGTACAAATAATTAATTTGTAAGCATTTGCAGGCGAAGCGTGAAAACCGTTTCCAGAAGCAAACATAAAAGGTCTAATGTATAAAGAACTTCCATCGTTTTTTGGAATCCAAGCTTCATCTAATTTTAATAAAGCTTTTAAACCATCCATAAATACATCTTCAGGAATTTGCGGAATTACCAAACGTTCTGCAGATTTATTTAAACGTTTACAGTTGTCTAAAGGTCTAAACAACAAAGTATTTCCTTCAGCATCTTTGTAAGCTTTCATTCCTTCGAAAATAGATTGTCCGTAATGAAAAATCTTCGCAGAAGGATCTAAAGAAATTGGCGCATAAGGCTCAATAACTGGCGTTTGCCATTTTCCATCTTTATAATCACAAACAAGCATATGATCAGAAAAAACGCTACCAAAAGGTAAATTATTAAAGTCTACACTTTCTATTTTAGACTTTTCTATATGTTTGATTTCTATATTAGAACTCATAATTAAATTGATTAATATTCAAGACAAATGTACATAATTTATTCATCTGAAAGAACATAAAAATATGGGTTTTGCATTAAAAATATGTACATTTGCTATACTATTATTAAATATGCAATTTATGAAGACAATCGTTAAATTTTGTGCAATAGCACTATTGGTTTTTACAGCTTGTAAAGACGGAAAGAAAGAAAATAAAGAAGTAGAAACACCAACTCAAGAAATTGCTTTTGCAACTTTTGGAGATAAAATTTCAGAGAAAGACGCATTAACAAAAGACCAAATGTTAGCGAAATTCGAAAACATGAATGTTGGTGATACAATTGATGTAAAATTTACTTCAGAAATTAAAGAAGTATGCTCTAAAAAAGGTTGTTGGATGAAATTACCTTTAAACGAAGCAACAGAAACAATGGTTCGTTTTAAAGATTACGGATTTTTTATGCCATTAGACTCGCAAGGAAAAGAAGTAATTGTAGCAGGTAAAGCATTCGTAAAAATTACGCCTGTAGAAGAATTACAGCATTATGCAGAAGATGCAGGAAAAAGTAAAGAAGAAATAGCCAAAATTACTGAACCAAAAAAAGAATTTGCTTTTGAAGCAAATGGTGTTTTATTAGGAACAAAGTAATTTTATAAAAACCAATTTCGAATTGTGAAAAGAGAAATATTAATTACTTCAGATGGTTCTACAACCATACATTTACCAGATTGGGATGAGCAATATCATTCCAAAAATGGTTCTATTAACGAAACCTATCACGTTTTTATAGAGAGCGGCTTAAAGTTAGTTTCCACTGAAGAAGTTTCCATTCTCGAAATTGGTTTTGGTACAGGTTTAAACGCTTTTATTACCTATTTAGAAGCTAAAAAACCAATTGATTATGTTGGAGTAGAAGCCTATCCAGTTACTGCAGAAGAAATAGAAAAAATGAATTTTATTTCTGTTTTAGATGCCAAAGAAGAGAATGCTATTTTTGATAAAATGCACGAAGTTTCTTGGGAGGAAAAACATCAAATTACAGACAATTTTTCGCTCACAAAAAGAAAGCAGTTTTTCGAAGATATTACAGACGAAGATGCTTTCAATTTAATATATTTCGATGCTTTTGGTGCACGTGTGCAACCACAATTATGGACAGAAGAAATCTTCGCTAAAATGTTTACTTCGCTTAAAGAAAACGGTATTCTTGTAACGTATTCTGCAAAAGGAAGTGTTAGAAGAGCCATGCAAGCAGTTGGTTTTACTGTAGAACGTTTGCCTGGACCTCCAGGAAAAAGAGAAATGTTAAGAGCAATTAAAAAGAGTAAACTATAGGTGATTTTTAAAATGTTTTTTCATAAAAACAATTAAAATTTATTAGAATGGAATTCAAAAGAAAATTCGGAAGACAAAAACAATCGAAACCAACAAAAGGACTTTTTTTAGTCATTTTATTAGCAGTCGTTTTAATACTTTGGTTTAAAGCAGATGCAATTATGGAAGCTTTGTTTTAATATTTTTTAGAAGCTATTTCCTGCTTTTCGCACTCGCTTTTTTTATTCATAAAACAATAAAAAAGAGCTCAAACAAATGCTACAATCAGGGCTAAACTTGTTTGCTAACTTTTCTACTTTTTAAAACTCCTTCCTTTCCAATTGTAATTCGAAAAGACAGATTTTAATACAATAAACACACTAAAAAACGGATAGAAAAAACTACAAAATAAATACCATTTGTAGAATGTTTTTTTATGGTTATAAAAATTGATTGTTGGTATAAATAAAAACATATCAATGATTATTTTAAAAAATAATGGAGTAAAAATTACAAAAATATTATCGGATAAAAAAATACTAAAAACAATACTCAAGTTCACTAAAAGCAACAAAACACCTATTAGTTTTACGCCAACAGATTTAATATTACTTGTTTTAGATACCCATCTCACTCGTTGATGAACTAAATCGATATTTGTTTTTACGGGAAAAGTAGATACAATAGCATTTTTTGATTTTAAGAATTGTACAGATTTTTTGTCATTTTCTAAAAACTTCTCAAACAGAAAAATATCATCGCCACTTGCAATGTTTTCATTGCCATCAAAACCATTTAGTTTTAAAAATTCTTGCTTTTGATAAGCTAAATTTGCACCATTGCATAAAAAAGGATGTCCCATTCCAAAACTTCCAACTGTAGTTCCTTGTAAACTCATAAAATCTAATAATTGAAACTGCTCTGAAGAATTGTTTATAGCAATATAATTAACAGGAGCAACCACCATTTTTGGGTTGTTCTGTTGAATAAAAGCATCAAATGTTTTTAGCCAGTTTTCTGGTAAAATACAATCTGCATCTGTTGTAAGAATCCAATTATTTTTAGCGATTGAAATAGCAGTTGTAATTGCATCTTTTTTTGGAGAATTTGAGGTTCTATTATTTTTTATAACATTAATGGACATTTTATTATTTGGAAGAATATCTTCAATAACTTTAACAGAATCATCAGAAGAAGCATCATCCACAAAAATAAATTCTACCAATTCTTTTGGATACTTTAGTAAAGAAATAGATTTTAATAATTTAGGTAAATTTTCAGCTTCGTTTCTAAAAGGAATAACTACAGAAAATGAAGTTTTTGGTTCTAAATTTTCAGGTTTAAACTCATCAACTTTAGCAAAACCAAAAGCCAATGCAATAATTAAAATTGCATACAAAATGAATATAAATACAAAAAACCAAATCATTTTACGAAGTTAGGTTTAAAAGTCAAGACAAAATAGCTCCCAATAATTGCAGGAAATACAAAATTACAAATCCACATAATTGTTGTGACAGATAAAATTACAAGTGGTTCAATATTAAAAAAAGAAAATACCCAAATAGCGACAGTTCCTTTTAAAACAACATCAAAAAGTGACAACATTGGCACAATAGAACTGATAAAATAAACAGTTGTAATTGCAGAAATTGCATCTAAATAAGAAATGTCAACCTTAAAAAGGAACAACAAAAAATAAAACTGATGTGAAAAAACGACGAATCGTAATAAAGAAATCAATGCAACTTTTATATTTAATTTTAACGGAATTTTATTGATAAAAGTTCTCGCTTTTTCAGCAGAATAGCCTTTGTAATTAAAATGTTTTGCGCCAAAAAAGAAAGCAGAAATTATAAAAATGCCCAATAATAAAAATCGTAAAACCCTGTGATAATCTATAGAAACATTATGGTTATAAACAAAATATCCAAAACCAATAATTCCAAAAAAAAGCGTCATTATCATTTGATAAAAATTCCCTACTAAATTCAAACCAACGATTTGTTTTCTCAATGATTTATCAAAATACAATGCTTTTGCGCCATATTCTCCAATTCTGTTTGGCGTAATTAAAGAAGTCGTTAACGAAGCTAAACTCTGAATTGTTGCATTTTTCTTACTTGTTTTTACACAAAAAGAAGCAAGTGTTTCCCATTTTGTAATTTCTAAAAACCAATTAAAAAATGTAAAAATCAATAGAAAAAGCATGTTTTTAGTAGAAAAAACGTTGTTTTTAATCAAATTTTGATAAAAATCAGAAAAAGAAAACTCACTATTGGAAGTTAATCTTTGCCAAATAAAATATCCACAACCAATTACAATAGATAGTTTTATTATCAACCAAAAGAATTGTTTAGATTTGTATGAAAGCGAGTTGTACATTTCGTGCAAAGTAATAAATAATCGTCAGTATAAAAGACGATAATCACAAAAAACAATCTACGATTGTGGCCATAGAAAAAATAATTTTAGGAATTGACCCA harbors:
- a CDS encoding DUF4920 domain-containing protein; translation: MKTIVKFCAIALLVFTACKDGKKENKEVETPTQEIAFATFGDKISEKDALTKDQMLAKFENMNVGDTIDVKFTSEIKEVCSKKGCWMKLPLNEATETMVRFKDYGFFMPLDSQGKEVIVAGKAFVKITPVEELQHYAEDAGKSKEEIAKITEPKKEFAFEANGVLLGTK
- a CDS encoding BLUF domain-containing protein translates to MYQLNYHSKSIDNLSFTDLENILAEANTFNSSKNITGCLIYHNNSFVQILEGTKKDVLDVFNKIKTDKRHHTVNVLWENKVDKRYFEEWNMAYYQPNVSNIKLFVNNLLLLSEFSDKSSGALLSFWANVKSVIGSGKITNEDSIN
- a CDS encoding DNA-3-methyladenine glycosylase I yields the protein MKNRCFWVNDSQIYIDYHDKEWGEPVFDDATLFEFLILETFQAGLSWITILNKRENFRKAFDNFDYKKIAKYPESKYESLLQDAGIIRNKLKVRSAITNAQLFIEVQKEFGSFSKFIWSYVDGKPIVNKFHKREDVPATTLLSDKISKDLKKRGFKFVGSTVMYAYMQAVGMVNDHTTDCFKYPVQ
- the mnmD gene encoding tRNA (5-methylaminomethyl-2-thiouridine)(34)-methyltransferase MnmD, which translates into the protein MKREILITSDGSTTIHLPDWDEQYHSKNGSINETYHVFIESGLKLVSTEEVSILEIGFGTGLNAFITYLEAKKPIDYVGVEAYPVTAEEIEKMNFISVLDAKEENAIFDKMHEVSWEEKHQITDNFSLTKRKQFFEDITDEDAFNLIYFDAFGARVQPQLWTEEIFAKMFTSLKENGILVTYSAKGSVRRAMQAVGFTVERLPGPPGKREMLRAIKKSKL
- a CDS encoding DUF6146 family protein encodes the protein MKLLKQIILLFSVGIFIWACGSSPINNKNIEKEEPVVIANDSLEYEITIIDIGFNLFLNTIAQPEGYYSQEYLETRNRIFVTNWNIRARNPSQFNDNIYENVIDYQPNIDYGYDVNYKLFNYFMFAQRKYKMTLGAGYSRRIR
- a CDS encoding branched-chain amino acid aminotransferase yields the protein MSSNIEIKHIEKSKIESVDFNNLPFGSVFSDHMLVCDYKDGKWQTPVIEPYAPISLDPSAKIFHYGQSIFEGMKAYKDAEGNTLLFRPLDNCKRLNKSAERLVIPQIPEDVFMDGLKALLKLDEAWIPKNDGSSLYIRPFMFASGNGFHASPANAYKLIICTAPSGAYFAGKVKVLIEEKYARAANGGVGFAKAGGNYAAQFYPTQLAIEKGYNQVIWTDDNTHEYIEEAGAMNIFIRINDTLITSPTSDRILDGITRKSVIQIAEDMNIDVEVRKISVSEVIAAAQSGSLKEMFGAGTAAVISPIAGFGYQGTDYDLPELDKPFAGTLKKAITDIQTNKAEDPYGWRVVVK
- a CDS encoding nucleoside triphosphate pyrophosphohydrolase family protein, which codes for MKKRIAAVTEFHTAFKLNMNSEPIADIGEDRKKLRFELMKEENEEYLEAAQNNDLVEVADALGDMLYILCGTIIEHGMQDKITEVFNEIQRSNMSKLGENGKPIYREDGKVLKGPNYFKPNIKEILER
- a CDS encoding dipeptidyl-peptidase 3 family protein; amino-acid sequence: MKIKHIICAFTMLGLFASCAIEKNEETPTNGKEFNHFVEQFADIKVLRYKIPGFEELTLKEKKLVYYLTQAGLAGRDIMWDQNYRHNLKIREALERINRNYGGDRETEDFKAFKTYLKRVWFSNGIHHHYSNDKIKPEFTREYFEDQLLKKSRTELPREVIEVLFNDLDNKKVTKKDGIDNILSSAINFYDPDITDKEVSEFYKTAYKGPEGMPIEAGLNSKLVREDGKLVEKVWKSGGMYGNAIDQIIGWLTKAKEVAENEKQAEALGLLIEYYKTGSLDVWDKYAIAWVTSTEGNIDWINGFIEVYNDPKGYRGSYETIVQIKDFDMSRKMKVLSDNAQWFEDNAPLDPSHKKANVVGVSYKTVNVAGEAGDASPSTPIGVNLPNNNWIRQKHGSKSVSLGNIIGAYNNAGGTGRLKEFANDEEEIRLEEKYGKIADKLHTSLHEVVGHASGVINDGVGQPKETLQNYASTMEEGRADLVGLYYLMDPKLQELGLTDNYKELGMAAYDGYIRNGLMTQLIRINLGDDIEEDHMVNRQWVSAWAFEQGQKDNVIEKIVKENGKTYFNINDYDKLREIFGRLLKETQRIKSEGDFEAAKALVEGYGVKVDQNIHKEVIKRNKQFTSAPYSGFINPILEPLMDSEGNILKVEITQQKDFEEQMRYYSKNYSFLGTEN
- a CDS encoding dihydrofolate reductase yields the protein MITIIAAIAKNNALGKDNDLIWHLPADLKRFKKITSGHSILMGRNTFESIGKPLPNRTSIIITRNKNYFKDGCLIAHSIEEALELASDEKEIFIIGGAQIYKEAMQKNLVDQLDITIVHEEFDADAFFPIIDSTWKEISREDFKADEKNKFDFSFVSYQKKSSNSSRIASA
- a CDS encoding glycosyltransferase family 2 protein → MIWFFVFIFILYAILIIALAFGFAKVDEFKPENLEPKTSFSVVIPFRNEAENLPKLLKSISLLKYPKELVEFIFVDDASSDDSVKVIEDILPNNKMSINVIKNNRTSNSPKKDAITTAISIAKNNWILTTDADCILPENWLKTFDAFIQQNNPKMVVAPVNYIAINNSSEQFQLLDFMSLQGTTVGSFGMGHPFLCNGANLAYQKQEFLKLNGFDGNENIASGDDIFLFEKFLENDKKSVQFLKSKNAIVSTFPVKTNIDLVHQRVRWVSKTSNIKSVGVKLIGVLLLLVNLSIVFSIFLSDNIFVIFTPLFFKIIIDMFLFIPTINFYNHKKTFYKWYLFCSFFYPFFSVFIVLKSVFSNYNWKGRSFKK
- a CDS encoding SDR family NAD(P)-dependent oxidoreductase, giving the protein MKNAIVFGATSGIGKALTEILVKEGYKVAVTGRRLEKLEEIKNRFPDHILIKQNDIQDVIDLEKVFNELVSELITVDLVIQSSGVGFVNPKLEWEKEAQTINTNVLGVTKLYTLSYNLFRQQQFGHLVGISSIASIRGSRSAPVYFASKAYQKSYLEGLYIKTKSIKSKKVFITDIRPGFVDTPMALGEQLFWMVPVDKAAKQIYTAIKNKKRVAYISKRWRLIAWVLKASPARLLKKFT